One Aquarana catesbeiana isolate 2022-GZ linkage group LG04, ASM4218655v1, whole genome shotgun sequence genomic region harbors:
- the EPCAM gene encoding epithelial cell adhesion molecule — protein MKTFTMLSLAAALICFTLLGQALSQSCNCKNLVNAKCEPDGTGQNCQCSIQLGTDLKPVDCNKLVPKCWLMKRESIPTKAGKRQKPASALVDNDGLYNPDCEDNGTFKARQCNNTDTCWCVNSAGVRRTDKGDKNWKCSELVRTYWVMVEMKRNDTDKVADGAIKGALESLITSRYNLPAKYIDAIEVEDNFIYIDLKQNSSSKQANDVDIADVGYYMEKDIKGDPIISSDVPFQLTVNGKNFGVKEPVIYYIDEKPHEISMKHLTPGVIAVIVVVIVAIIAGIVVLVLTRRKRGRYEKAEMKEMNEMQKELNS, from the exons GTTGCAACTGCAAGAACCTTGTAAATGCAAAGTGTGAACCAGATGGTACTGGACAAAACTGCCAATGTTCCATTCAACTAGGTACAGACTTGAAGCCGGTGGACTGTAACAAAT TGGTACCCAAATGCTGGCTAATGAAGAGAGAGAGCATTCCAACCAAGGCTGGAAAAAGACAGAAACCTGCAAGTGCTCTAGTTGATAATGATGGGCTGTACAATCCAGACTGTGAGGATAATGGCACCTTTAAAGCAAGGCAGTGCAACAACACAGACACATGCTGGTGTGTTAACTCAGCTGGAGTTAGAAGAACCGACAAAGGAGACAAAAACTGGAAGTGCTCTGAGCTGGTTAGAACATA CTGGGTGATGGTTGAGATGAAACGCAATGACACTGATAAAGTGGCAGATGGTGCTATTAAAGG GGCTCTGGAAAGCCTGATTACTTCCAGATATAACCTGCCTGCAAAATACATTGATGCCATTGAG GTTGAAGACAACTTCATCTACATCGATCTAAAGCAGAATTCTTCATCAAAACAAGCCAACGATGTGGACATTGCTGATGTTGGCTACTACATGGAGAAAGAT ATCAAAGGAGATCCCATCATTTCGTCAGATGTGCCATTTCAACTCACTGTCAATGGCAAGAACTTTGGTGTAAAAGAGCCTGTCATCTATTACATTGATGAGAAGCCCCATGAAATCAGCATGAAGCATCTGACCCCCGGTGTGATTGCAGTCATTGTGGTGGTGATCGTGGCGATTATTGCAGGAATAGTAGTCTTG gttctGACCAGGAGAAAGAGGGGTCGCTATGAAAAGGCTGAA atgaAGGAGATGAATGAAATGCAAAAAGAACTCAACTCGTAG